A region of Rhodohalobacter barkolensis DNA encodes the following proteins:
- a CDS encoding SCO family protein yields MLKRRTLFYVWLTIAAGIVLVTFPGCDSLSIKQSLSEDEYLLVDQDSSSVSFPEVYSGNVMLVGYVYTHCPDICPMITYNMRDVQRALPDQDDFMLVSVSFDPDRDTPAILKDYANNYRLDQSSWKLLTGDKSEVESLLETLNIITIKTPTSFTEEDKPVYFIDHTDRVTLIDRDGNVRKHYSGSEFNADEVKADILRLLQDS; encoded by the coding sequence ATGTTAAAAAGAAGAACTCTCTTCTACGTTTGGCTTACTATTGCAGCGGGGATTGTGCTGGTCACTTTCCCCGGTTGCGATAGCTTATCTATCAAACAATCTCTCAGTGAGGATGAATACCTGCTGGTTGATCAGGATAGCAGCTCGGTATCATTTCCCGAAGTTTACAGCGGTAACGTGATGCTGGTTGGGTACGTTTATACTCATTGCCCTGATATCTGTCCCATGATCACATACAACATGCGGGATGTTCAGCGTGCCCTTCCAGATCAGGATGATTTTATGCTAGTCAGCGTTTCGTTTGATCCGGATAGAGATACACCGGCAATTCTGAAAGATTACGCTAATAACTATCGTTTAGATCAAAGCTCCTGGAAACTTCTAACCGGGGATAAATCTGAAGTTGAATCTCTTCTTGAAACTTTAAATATAATCACGATAAAAACACCCACAAGCTTTACTGAAGAGGATAAACCGGTATATTTTATTGATCATACCGATCGAGTTACTTTAATTGACAGAGACGGAAATGTCAGGAAACATTATTCAGGAAGTGAGTTTAATGCCGATGAAGTAAAAGCTGACATTTTAAGATTATTACAGGATTCGTAG
- a CDS encoding plastocyanin/azurin family copper-binding protein, whose product MKKVLIHSFLLLFVVAFAACGGGESTEQAPAEEQAAGEQAAEDDGVRTINLIGTDDLKFAVEGEQEGLVTGGTTGQYVILEAIEAAPGEEIRINLRTESTMPPTAMSHNFVLVEMGTDVDEFARESLGARDNDYISPNFEDNIIVSTSMLGNGESDTVTFTVPDEPGEYDFICTFPGHFAGGMVGKLIVE is encoded by the coding sequence ATGAAAAAAGTACTCATTCATTCATTTCTACTATTATTTGTCGTTGCTTTCGCAGCTTGCGGCGGAGGGGAATCAACGGAACAGGCACCAGCAGAAGAGCAGGCAGCAGGAGAGCAAGCAGCTGAAGATGATGGTGTAAGAACTATAAACCTTATAGGTACTGATGATTTAAAATTCGCTGTTGAAGGAGAGCAAGAAGGACTCGTTACCGGCGGAACAACAGGCCAGTATGTAATCCTGGAAGCTATTGAAGCCGCTCCGGGCGAAGAGATCAGAATTAATCTGAGAACTGAAAGTACAATGCCTCCAACTGCAATGTCTCACAACTTCGTTTTAGTTGAAATGGGAACAGACGTTGATGAGTTTGCAAGAGAATCATTAGGCGCTCGCGATAATGACTACATCTCACCAAATTTTGAGGATAACATTATTGTTTCTACTTCAATGTTAGGAAACGGTGAATCAGACACAGTTACTTTTACAGTACCTGATGAGCCGGGCGAATATGACTTTATTTGCACCTTCCCAGGACACTTTGCAGGTGGAATGGTTGGTAAACTGATTGTTGAGTAA